The Streptomyces noursei ATCC 11455 sequence CTGGTCGAGGGTGTCAACCGGGTCAAGAAGCACACCAAGGCCGGACAGACCGCTCGTGGTTCGCAGACCGGCGGCATCGTGACGACCGAGGCCCCCATCCACGTCAGCAACGTTCAGCTGGTCGTGGAGAAGGACGGCAAGAAGGTCGTCACCCGCGTCGGGTACCGCTTCGACGACGAGGGCAACAAGATCCGCGTTGCCAAGCGGACCGGTGAGGACATCTGATGACTGCCACCACCAACGCGCCGCGTCTGAAGACGCGCTACCGCGAAGAGATCGCCGGCAAGCTGAAGGACGAGTTCTCGTACGAGAACGTCATGCAGATCCCCGGCCTCGTCAAGATCGTGGTCAACATGGGTGTGGGCGACGCCGCCCGCGACTCCAAGCTGATCGAGGGCGCCGTGCGCGACCTCACCACGATCACCGGTCAGAAGCCGGCCGTCACCAAGGCCCGTAAGTCCATCGCGCAGTTCAAGCTGCGTGAGGGCCAGCCGATCGGTGCCCACGTCACCCTCCGCGGTGACCGCATGTGGGAGTTCCTGGACCGCCTGCTGTCGCTGGCGCTGCCGCGCATCCGCGACTTCCGTGGTCTGTCCCCGAAGCAGTTCGACGGTCGGGGCAACTACACCTTCGGTCTCACGGAGCAGGTCATGTTCCACGAGATCGACCAGGACAAGATCGACCGTACCCGGGGTATGGACATCACCGTGGTCACCACGGCGACCAACGACGACGAGGGCCGCGCCCTGCTTCGTCACCTCGGCTTCCCGTTCAAGGAGGCGTGAGCGAGATGGCGAAGAAGGCTCTGATTGCCAAGGCTGCTCGCAAGCCCAAGTTCGGTGTGCGCGCGTACACCCGCTGCCAGCGCTGTGGCCGCCCGCACTCCGTATACCGCAAGTTCGGCCTCTGCCGCGTGTGCCTTCGTGAGATGGCTCACCGTGGCGAGCTGCCGGGCGTGACCAAGAGCTCCTGGTAATCCCCTAGTTGGGCATTACCGGAGGCTCTCGGTAAGCATTCGGTCGGCGGGCGCCCGGACTCTTTTCCCTTAGGGTAGAAGGGTTTGGGCGCCCCGCCGCCCGAGACCGACCGCGGGCACCGCCCGCATAACGTCGCTTACTACGCCGTAGGTCCCCGCGCCGCACCCGTCCCGACCAAGATCGGGGAGAGGGATGGCGCAGATAGGAAACCCCGGC is a genomic window containing:
- a CDS encoding type Z 30S ribosomal protein S14, which produces MAKKALIAKAARKPKFGVRAYTRCQRCGRPHSVYRKFGLCRVCLREMAHRGELPGVTKSSW
- the rplX gene encoding 50S ribosomal protein L24 → MKIKKGDLVQVITGKDKGKQGKVIAAYPREDRVLVEGVNRVKKHTKAGQTARGSQTGGIVTTEAPIHVSNVQLVVEKDGKKVVTRVGYRFDDEGNKIRVAKRTGEDI
- the rplE gene encoding 50S ribosomal protein L5, with the protein product MTATTNAPRLKTRYREEIAGKLKDEFSYENVMQIPGLVKIVVNMGVGDAARDSKLIEGAVRDLTTITGQKPAVTKARKSIAQFKLREGQPIGAHVTLRGDRMWEFLDRLLSLALPRIRDFRGLSPKQFDGRGNYTFGLTEQVMFHEIDQDKIDRTRGMDITVVTTATNDDEGRALLRHLGFPFKEA